One segment of Nostoc flagelliforme CCNUN1 DNA contains the following:
- the hypD gene encoding hydrogenase formation protein HypD: MKYVDEFREPEKAETLCCEITKLCNQVEKPIKIMEVCGGHTHSIFKYGIEEILPQAIELIHGPGCPVCVMPKGRLDDAIAISQNHNVIFATFGDAMRVPGSKTTLLQARAQGADIRMVYSPLDSLQIAKDNPDKQVVFFALGFETTAPSTAFTILQAAAEKIHNFSMFSNHVLVIPALKALLDNPDLQLDGFVGPGHVSMVIGTDPYEFISQQYNKPIVVSGFEPLDILQSIWMLLQQLVENRCEVENQYNRIVQKSGNTVALQAINKVFAVRDSFDWRGLGDIPYSGLKIQPEYAQFDAELKFTIPNLKVADHKACKCGEILKGVLKPWECKVFGTACTPETPIGTCMVSSEGACAAYYKYGRLSTIAKRTITQKPKITQEPLPACGFSSD, encoded by the coding sequence ATGAAATATGTTGACGAATTCCGCGAACCGGAAAAAGCAGAAACCTTATGCTGCGAAATCACCAAATTATGCAACCAGGTAGAAAAACCCATCAAAATCATGGAAGTATGCGGCGGACATACCCATTCCATTTTTAAATATGGTATTGAAGAAATTTTACCCCAAGCCATTGAGCTAATTCATGGGCCTGGTTGTCCAGTATGCGTTATGCCAAAAGGGAGATTAGATGATGCGATCGCAATCTCCCAAAATCATAACGTCATTTTTGCCACCTTTGGCGACGCAATGCGAGTTCCCGGTTCCAAAACCACTTTACTGCAAGCCAGGGCACAAGGTGCAGACATCCGTATGGTGTACTCTCCCCTAGACAGCCTGCAAATTGCCAAAGATAACCCCGACAAACAAGTAGTCTTCTTCGCATTAGGCTTTGAAACCACAGCCCCCAGCACCGCCTTCACCATTCTGCAAGCAGCAGCCGAAAAAATTCATAACTTTAGTATGTTTTCCAATCACGTCCTCGTGATTCCCGCCCTCAAAGCACTATTAGATAATCCCGACTTACAGCTAGATGGATTTGTTGGGCCAGGCCATGTCAGCATGGTAATTGGCACTGACCCTTATGAATTTATTTCCCAACAATATAATAAGCCAATAGTCGTCTCAGGATTTGAACCCTTAGATATTCTCCAATCAATTTGGATGCTATTGCAACAGCTAGTAGAAAATCGTTGTGAAGTCGAAAACCAATATAACCGAATTGTCCAAAAAAGTGGGAACACAGTAGCACTGCAAGCCATAAATAAAGTTTTCGCAGTGCGAGATAGTTTTGATTGGCGCGGCTTAGGTGATATTCCATATTCAGGATTAAAAATTCAACCTGAATATGCCCAATTTGATGCCGAACTTAAATTTACCATTCCTAACCTCAAAGTAGCCGACCATAAAGCTTGTAAATGTGGAGAAATTCTCAAAGGAGTCTTAAAGCCTTGGGAATGCAAAGTATTCGGTACAGCTTGCACACCAGAAACACCAATCGGTACTTGCATGGTATCTTCCGAAGGCGCTTGTGCAGCCTATTACAAATATGGACGACTCTCCACCATTGCCAAAAGAACAATCACCCAAAAACCAAAAATAACTCAAGAACCTCTCCCCGCCTGCGGCTTCTCCTCAGACTAA
- the hypA gene encoding hydrogenase maturation nickel metallochaperone HypA, whose product MHEFGITQNIVAIVTENAKGAKVQRVLLEIGKLSAIMPDAIRFCFDICTQGTVLEGATLEILEIPGLGRCRQCGTEIYLDKPFGICNCGSVQLDLITGEELKIKEIEIEELCV is encoded by the coding sequence ATGCACGAATTTGGAATTACCCAAAATATTGTGGCAATTGTGACTGAAAATGCCAAAGGCGCAAAAGTGCAACGAGTTTTATTAGAAATTGGCAAACTTTCAGCCATCATGCCGGACGCTATTCGATTTTGTTTTGATATTTGTACTCAAGGCACAGTTTTAGAAGGGGCTACGTTAGAAATTTTAGAAATTCCCGGCTTAGGGCGATGTCGCCAATGCGGTACAGAAATTTATTTAGATAAACCATTTGGAATTTGTAATTGCGGTAGCGTGCAATTAGATTTAATTACTGGTGAAGAATTGAAAATTAAAGAAATAGAAATTGAGGAATTATGTGTGTAA
- the hypB gene encoding hydrogenase nickel incorporation protein HypB, which yields MCVTCGCSDDGEVKITNLETDEAEHNHTHTLPDGTVITHSHNQDTHLEASQIHAKIHNTTISLEQDILAKNNLIAAQNRGWFKGRNILALNLMSSPGAGKTTLLTRTINDLKHQLSISVIEGDQETANDAKKIKETGSKVIQINTGTGCHLDASMIDRGLQQLNPPLNSVVMIENVGNLVCPALFDLGEQAKVVILSVTEGEDKPIKYPHIFRASDIMILTKIDLLPYLQFDVKKCIEYAKKVNSKIQIFQVSATTGAGLENWYAWLTVSS from the coding sequence ATGTGTGTAACCTGTGGTTGTTCTGATGATGGCGAAGTCAAAATTACAAATCTGGAAACAGATGAAGCTGAACATAATCATACTCACACTTTACCAGATGGAACTGTCATCACTCATTCCCACAATCAGGACACTCATCTAGAAGCGTCTCAAATTCATGCCAAAATACACAACACAACGATATCCTTAGAACAGGATATTTTGGCAAAAAATAATTTAATCGCTGCCCAAAATCGGGGATGGTTTAAAGGTCGAAATATTCTCGCCTTAAATTTAATGAGTTCTCCCGGTGCAGGTAAAACAACTCTTTTGACACGAACTATCAATGATTTAAAGCATCAGTTATCTATTAGTGTCATTGAAGGCGACCAAGAAACTGCTAATGATGCCAAAAAAATTAAAGAAACTGGTTCTAAAGTCATCCAAATAAATACTGGAACAGGCTGTCATTTAGATGCATCAATGATAGACAGGGGTTTACAACAACTGAATCCGCCACTAAATTCAGTTGTGATGATTGAAAATGTCGGAAATTTGGTTTGTCCAGCTTTATTTGATTTGGGAGAACAGGCAAAAGTCGTGATTCTCTCCGTCACAGAGGGAGAAGATAAGCCGATAAAATACCCGCATATATTCCGTGCTAGTGACATCATGATTCTCACGAAAATCGATTTGCTACCTTACCTGCAATTTGATGTTAAAAAGTGCATAGAATATGCTAAAAAAGTAAATTCCAAAATTCAGATTTTTCAGGTTTCCGCAACTACTGGTGC
- a CDS encoding HypC/HybG/HupF family hydrogenase formation chaperone — protein MCLGIPGQIIEITNVDHKLAIVNIGGVKRQVNIACIVDEQHPPEACIGDWVLVHVGFAMNRINEQEAAETLQLFQELAAAQAGIST, from the coding sequence ATGTGCTTAGGAATTCCCGGACAAATTATAGAAATAACCAACGTTGACCACAAATTAGCCATAGTTAACATTGGTGGTGTTAAGCGCCAAGTAAATATTGCTTGTATTGTAGATGAACAACATCCCCCCGAAGCTTGTATTGGTGATTGGGTGCTAGTACATGTTGGCTTTGCCATGAATCGAATTAACGAACAAGAAGCGGCAGAAACATTACAACTATTCCAAGAACTAGCAGCAGCACAAGCAGGGATTAGTACTTAA
- the hypE gene encoding hydrogenase expression/formation protein HypE, with amino-acid sequence MNISPTNPIQNPLFQKIEQVRRRQAKVQDTHITLAHGSGGKAMRDLIDDIFVSNFDNPILSQLEDQASFNLTPLLQQGDRLAFTTDSYVVDPLFFPGSDIGELAINGTVNDLAVSGAKPLYLTCSVILEEGLPVETLRRVAASMKAAAKEAGVQIVTGDTKVVHRGAADKLFINTAGIGIIPRGVNISAQNIKPGDAIIINGEIGNHGTAILIARGELALDTNIESDCQPLHSLVENILHACPQVHAMRDATRGGLATVLNEFALSSNVGIRLYEESIPVREEVNGVCEILGLDSLYLANEGKLVVVVAAKYAKTVLSAMKLHPAGKDACIIGEVIPSPTGIVLLKTVFGAERIVDMLVGDQLPRIC; translated from the coding sequence ATGAATATTTCCCCCACAAACCCAATACAAAATCCCCTATTCCAAAAAATAGAACAAGTCCGCCGTCGCCAAGCTAAAGTGCAAGACACTCATATAACTCTTGCACATGGTAGCGGTGGTAAAGCCATGCGTGATTTAATAGACGATATCTTTGTCAGCAATTTTGATAACCCCATTCTCTCACAACTAGAAGACCAAGCCAGCTTCAACCTAACCCCTCTCCTCCAACAAGGAGACAGACTCGCATTTACAACAGATTCTTATGTTGTAGACCCGTTATTTTTTCCCGGTAGTGATATAGGAGAATTAGCTATAAACGGTACAGTTAATGATTTAGCTGTAAGCGGTGCAAAACCTTTATACCTAACTTGTAGCGTAATTTTAGAAGAAGGATTACCTGTAGAAACCTTGCGCCGTGTTGCAGCCAGCATGAAAGCAGCCGCGAAAGAAGCTGGTGTTCAAATTGTTACTGGTGACACAAAAGTTGTACATCGAGGTGCTGCCGATAAACTCTTTATTAATACTGCTGGTATTGGTATCATCCCGCGAGGAGTTAACATTTCCGCCCAAAATATTAAACCTGGAGATGCAATAATAATTAATGGAGAAATAGGCAATCATGGGACAGCGATTTTAATTGCCCGTGGGGAATTAGCCTTAGACACTAATATTGAAAGTGATTGTCAGCCGTTGCATAGTTTAGTAGAAAATATTCTCCATGCATGTCCTCAAGTTCATGCTATGCGAGATGCTACACGCGGTGGTTTAGCGACAGTATTAAATGAATTTGCCCTCAGTTCAAATGTGGGAATTCGTCTGTACGAAGAATCTATTCCAGTGCGGGAAGAAGTCAACGGAGTTTGTGAAATTCTCGGTTTAGACTCATTGTATTTAGCTAATGAAGGTAAGTTAGTTGTAGTGGTAGCAGCTAAATATGCAAAAACTGTTTTATCAGCTATGAAATTACACCCGGCAGGTAAAGATGCTTGTATTATTGGCGAAGTTATTCCTTCACCCACAGGTATCGTATTGTTAAAAACAGTTTTTGGTGCTGAAAGGATTGTTGATATGCTGGTAGGCGACCAATTGCCACGAATTTGTTAA